One Candidatus Paceibacterota bacterium genomic window carries:
- a CDS encoding peptidoglycan-binding domain-containing protein — protein sequence MKKYKFALFVFVFTLLFTFSLKSVSAVTVSSNCTINSTLRIGSTGDEVACLQLHLGLISDGKFGTRTQIIVKAFQANAGLKADGVVGPRSIKALEVSNSVISTPVTSNSTSSTCVNGYDSSTFFKCGCTSTSGFSSISGEPCSVSPIIITSLSLLPNAKVGTKYVFTPIAVGGLKDLAWNNYVWSVSSGNLPTGLIMAEGLSILGTPTTKGTYNFSLTASNGSISATKQFTLTVDSATTSTCSIGGFDSNTGFRCGCTSATGFNSIDGLPCFPTPTPTPVPVSTCSVGGFDSNTGFRCGCTSVSGYSSVDGGPCGNASNFRSGCTSYSGFSSVDGSSCAVN from the coding sequence ATGAAAAAATATAAATTTGCGTTGTTTGTTTTTGTTTTTACTTTATTATTTACTTTTAGTTTAAAATCTGTTAGTGCTGTTACAGTTTCTTCTAATTGCACAATTAATAGTACTCTGCGAATTGGCTCAACTGGCGATGAGGTCGCTTGTTTACAGTTGCATTTAGGTTTAATTTCTGACGGAAAATTTGGAACTAGAACTCAAATAATAGTTAAGGCTTTTCAAGCTAATGCAGGATTAAAGGCTGACGGAGTAGTGGGTCCTAGATCAATAAAAGCTTTAGAGGTTTCTAATTCCGTCATTTCAACACCAGTAACTTCAAATTCAACATCTTCAACTTGCGTAAATGGGTATGATTCATCAACATTTTTTAAATGTGGTTGCACTTCAACTTCAGGATTTAGTTCAATAAGTGGTGAGCCTTGTTCAGTTTCTCCCATAATTATTACTAGTTTATCTCTATTACCAAATGCAAAAGTCGGAACCAAGTACGTATTTACTCCAATAGCAGTAGGTGGACTAAAAGATCTTGCGTGGAATAATTACGTTTGGTCAGTATCTTCTGGGAATTTACCCACTGGTTTAATAATGGCTGAGGGGTTGAGTATCTTGGGTACACCAACAACTAAAGGAACTTATAACTTTTCTTTAACTGCTTCAAACGGTTCGATTTCTGCTACAAAACAATTTACTTTAACAGTAGACTCGGCTACTACTTCAACTTGCTCAATTGGAGGTTTTGATTCAAATACTGGTTTTCGTTGCGGATGCACTTCGGCTACGGGGTTCAATTCAATTGATGGCTTACCTTGTTTCCCAACTCCCACACCAACACCTGTTCCAGTTTCAACTTGTTCAGTTGGTGGATTTGACTCAAACACTGGTTTTCGTTGTGGATGCACTTCAGTTTCTGGCTATAGTTCTGTAGATGGTGGTCCTTGTGGTAATGCTTCAAATTTCCGATCAGGTTGTACTTCCTACTCTGGTTTCAGTAGTGTTGATGGTTCGTCTTGTGCGGTTAATTAA
- a CDS encoding cohesin domain-containing protein, whose protein sequence is MIKIQKKIIILLSTFSFLFSGPFVFAAEISFNTKVQEVAVGQQFQMEMLLNTDNEAINAIEGEITFPIDLLELEEVRDANSIVNFWVDKPKIESDGQIAFSGIIPGGYQGPRGLLFTLIFVSKKEGQATIELHEAKTLLNDGKGTEALLSISPYQFTISQAARVSSVSSIIDKEPPESFAPAIAQNPAIANGKWFLVFATQDKRLGIDHYEIKETQQRFLDIFSKWISRESPYILQDQELRSYVFVKAVDKAGNERIVKINPRNPLGWYENYENWLIIILGLAIAYTIKKFLWRRYLKK, encoded by the coding sequence ATGATCAAAATTCAAAAAAAAATTATTATTTTACTTTCCACCTTCTCTTTTCTATTTTCCGGGCCTTTTGTTTTTGCCGCCGAAATTTCTTTTAACACGAAAGTTCAAGAAGTGGCGGTTGGTCAGCAATTCCAGATGGAGATGCTGTTAAATACCGACAATGAGGCAATCAATGCCATTGAAGGGGAAATAACATTTCCAATCGATCTTCTGGAATTGGAAGAAGTACGAGACGCAAACTCAATAGTTAACTTTTGGGTTGATAAACCGAAAATTGAATCTGATGGTCAGATCGCTTTTTCTGGAATAATCCCGGGCGGTTATCAGGGCCCGCGGGGATTACTGTTTACCTTGATATTTGTTTCAAAAAAAGAAGGTCAAGCCACGATTGAACTTCATGAAGCGAAAACTTTGCTCAATGACGGCAAAGGCACCGAAGCATTACTTTCAATTTCTCCTTACCAATTTACTATTTCTCAAGCGGCAAGAGTATCATCGGTTTCTTCAATTATTGACAAAGAACCGCCCGAATCATTTGCGCCAGCGATTGCGCAGAATCCTGCAATAGCCAACGGAAAATGGTTTTTGGTATTCGCCACTCAAGACAAAAGATTGGGAATTGACCACTATGAGATAAAAGAAACACAGCAGAGATTTTTGGATATATTTTCAAAATGGATCTCTAGAGAATCTCCTTATATTTTACAAGATCAAGAATTGAGAAGTTATGTTTTTGTGAAAGCGGTTGATAAAGCGGGCAACGAAAGAATAGTGAAAATCAATCCGCGAAATCCACTTGGATGGTACGAAAATTACGAGAATTGGCTTATAATCATATTAGGACTTGCCATTGCCTATACGATTAAAAAATTTTTATGGAGGAGATATTTAAAAAAATAA